Proteins from a single region of Novosphingobium sp. CECT 9465:
- the lpdA gene encoding dihydrolipoyl dehydrogenase, whose product MAEYDYDVLVIGAGPGGYVAAIRAAQLGLKVACAEGRETLGGTCLNVGCIPSKALLHGSEKFDEAVNGTFDTYGIKTGKVELDLSKMQGQKLDSVKQLTGGIEFLFKKNKVTWLKGYASFEDAHTVTVAGQKVSAKNIVIATGSSVTPLPGVTVDNDAGVIVDSTGALALDRVPNHMVVIGGGVIGLELGSVWRRLGAKVTVVEFLDQLLPGMDGDVRKEAAKIFKKQGMDLKLGTKVTGVSVSGKTATLTVEPSKGGEAATIEADCVLVAIGRRPNVDGLGLDKIGLELNARGQIETDHDFATKVDGVWAIGDVIPGPMLAHKAEDEGIAVAENIAGLTGIVNHDLIPGVVYTFPEFAGVGLTEEAAKEKGEIKVGKFPMMANSRAKTNHEPDGFVKVISDAKTDRVLGVWCIASVAGTMIAEAALAMEFGATSEDIAYTCHAHPTHSEALKEAAMAVTGKPIHM is encoded by the coding sequence ATGGCTGAATACGATTACGACGTTCTTGTCATCGGTGCCGGTCCGGGCGGTTATGTTGCCGCCATCCGCGCTGCGCAACTGGGCCTGAAAGTGGCTTGTGCCGAAGGGCGCGAGACGCTCGGCGGAACTTGTCTCAATGTCGGCTGCATTCCTTCAAAGGCGCTGCTGCACGGATCGGAAAAGTTCGACGAAGCGGTCAACGGCACGTTCGATACCTATGGCATCAAGACCGGCAAGGTCGAACTCGACCTTTCGAAAATGCAGGGCCAGAAGCTGGATTCGGTCAAGCAACTGACCGGCGGCATCGAATTCCTGTTCAAGAAGAACAAGGTGACCTGGCTAAAGGGTTACGCCAGCTTCGAGGACGCGCACACGGTGACCGTGGCGGGCCAGAAGGTCAGCGCAAAGAACATCGTGATCGCGACGGGTTCGAGCGTGACCCCGCTTCCCGGCGTGACCGTTGACAATGACGCGGGCGTGATCGTGGACAGCACCGGAGCACTGGCGCTGGACCGCGTGCCGAACCACATGGTGGTGATCGGCGGCGGCGTGATCGGGCTGGAGCTTGGCTCGGTCTGGCGGCGTCTTGGCGCTAAGGTGACGGTCGTGGAATTCCTCGACCAGTTGCTGCCCGGCATGGACGGCGATGTGCGCAAGGAAGCGGCCAAGATCTTCAAGAAGCAGGGCATGGACCTGAAGCTGGGCACCAAGGTGACGGGCGTTTCGGTGAGCGGCAAGACCGCAACGCTGACCGTCGAACCATCGAAGGGTGGCGAGGCTGCGACCATCGAAGCCGACTGCGTGCTGGTGGCGATCGGGCGTCGGCCCAACGTGGATGGCCTCGGCCTCGACAAGATCGGGCTGGAACTGAACGCGCGTGGTCAGATCGAGACGGATCACGACTTTGCCACGAAGGTCGATGGCGTCTGGGCCATCGGCGACGTGATCCCCGGCCCGATGCTGGCGCACAAGGCCGAGGACGAAGGCATCGCCGTGGCCGAGAACATCGCAGGCCTAACCGGTATCGTGAACCATGACCTGATCCCCGGCGTGGTCTATACCTTCCCCGAATTTGCAGGCGTGGGCCTGACCGAGGAAGCGGCGAAGGAAAAGGGCGAGATCAAGGTCGGCAAGTTCCCGATGATGGCCAACAGCCGCGCCAAGACCAATCATGAACCGGACGGTTTCGTGAAGGTCATCTCTGATGCCAAGACCGACCGTGTCCTGGGCGTATGGTGTATCGCATCGGTTGCGGGCACGATGATTGCCGAAGCCGCGCTGGCCATGGAATTCGGCGCGACTTCGGAAGACATCGCCTACACCTGCCACGCGCATCCGACCCATTCGGAAGCGCTGAAGGAAGCGGCCATGGCGGTGACGGGCAAGCCGATCCACATGTGA
- the odhB gene encoding 2-oxoglutarate dehydrogenase complex dihydrolipoyllysine-residue succinyltransferase — MSIEVKVPTLGESVSEATVGQWLKKPGEAVALDEPIVSLETDKVAVEVPAPAAGVLGALVANEGDTVSVGALLALIEDSIAAAGNQAPAPRTEAAVAPASDTLPKDAVAASNADVSVLSPAVRRAVLEYGIDPASVKGTGKDGRLTKEDVMAAAQAKQAAPAVTAASAPVAAPIASAPVAGRNEERVKMTRLRQTIAKRLKSAQETAALLTTFNDVDMSAVMEARAKYKDVFEKKHGVKLGLMSFFAKASVLALKDIPAVNAQMQGDEIVYFDYVDISVAVSAPNGLVVPVVRNVDNMSFADIEKAIADYGKKARDGALTMADMAGGTFTISNGGVFGGLMSTPIINPPQSAVLGLHRIEDRPVVRNGEIVIRPMMYLALSYDHRIIDGREAVTALKTIKEAIEDPTRLLIDL, encoded by the coding sequence CGATCGTCAGCCTTGAGACCGACAAGGTCGCCGTGGAAGTGCCCGCCCCTGCCGCAGGCGTACTCGGCGCGCTGGTGGCGAACGAGGGCGATACGGTTTCGGTTGGCGCGCTGCTGGCGCTGATCGAGGACAGCATTGCCGCTGCGGGCAATCAGGCCCCTGCCCCGCGCACGGAAGCCGCGGTCGCGCCTGCTTCGGACACGTTGCCCAAGGACGCCGTTGCCGCGAGCAATGCGGATGTGTCGGTGCTTTCGCCCGCCGTGCGCCGCGCCGTTCTGGAATACGGAATCGATCCTGCCAGCGTGAAAGGCACGGGCAAGGACGGCCGTCTGACCAAGGAAGATGTGATGGCCGCCGCGCAGGCCAAGCAGGCCGCGCCTGCCGTTACTGCCGCTTCGGCTCCAGTCGCTGCCCCTATCGCATCTGCCCCGGTTGCTGGCCGCAACGAAGAGCGCGTCAAGATGACACGCCTGCGCCAGACCATCGCCAAGCGCCTGAAAAGCGCGCAGGAAACCGCCGCACTGCTGACCACGTTCAATGATGTGGACATGAGCGCGGTGATGGAAGCGCGCGCCAAATACAAGGACGTGTTCGAAAAGAAGCACGGCGTGAAGCTGGGCCTGATGTCATTCTTCGCGAAGGCTTCGGTGCTTGCGCTCAAGGACATTCCGGCGGTCAACGCGCAGATGCAAGGCGATGAGATCGTCTATTTCGACTATGTCGATATTTCCGTGGCGGTCTCGGCCCCGAACGGACTGGTCGTGCCGGTTGTCCGCAATGTCGACAATATGAGCTTTGCCGATATCGAGAAGGCGATCGCCGATTACGGCAAGAAGGCCCGCGACGGCGCGCTGACCATGGCCGATATGGCGGGCGGCACCTTCACCATCTCGAACGGCGGCGTGTTCGGTGGGCTTATGTCCACCCCGATCATCAACCCGCCGCAGTCGGCCGTGCTAGGCCTGCACCGTATCGAGGACCGCCCGGTGGTTCGGAACGGCGAGATCGTGATCCGTCCGATGATGTATCTGGCGCTGTCCTATGATCACCGCATCATCGATGGCCGTGAGGCCGTGACCGCGCTGAAGACGATCAAGGAAGCGATTGAAGACCCAACGCGGTTGCTGATCGATCTGTAA